The region ATTGCTAGTGAAACTTTAACCTGATGATGCTTATTTTTTATAACCACAAGGAATAAAAACTGGTCATAAAACGATCTGTTTGTGTTAATTTTATGTAATTTCAATCAGGTAAGTGCTTTTGACCAAAAGTGCGGAAGATCACAGTGGGTAGTGCTGGCTACACGTAAATGTCATGGAAATGTGTTGCTGAGGAGAGTTAAAGCAGCGTTAAACGCGGTTGATGGCGGGAAAAGATAAAGCGGGAGTTGGCGTTAACGACGGGCTGGCGCAATGCGACCGGCAGCCGCATTGACCAGCGTCGGGCTTACAGTTCTTGCTCGAACACGCCCAGAATGGCTTCATGTAACTTATGGGCGGTAAAACCGCTGGCTGGGGTGACGAAAATGGTGTCGTCGCCGGCGATGGTGCCTAGGATGCCTCGGGATTTACCCAACGAATCGAGCATGCGGGCAATCAGCTGTGCGGCGCCCGGGCTGGTATGAATCACCACGACGGCATCGTTGAAATCGACATCCAGCACCAGGTTCTTCAGCGGGCTGGTGGTGGTCGGTACGCCGAGTTCGGCCGGAAGGCAATATACCATTTCCATTTTGGCATTGCGGGTACGCACCGCGCCGAACTTGGTCAGCATGCGCGATACTTTGGATTGGTTGATGTTTTCGAAGCCTTCTTCTTGCAGCGCCAAAACGATCTCGCCTTGAGAACTGAATTTTTCTTCTTTCAATAACGCTTTAAACGCTTTGATCAGATCTTCCTGCTTTGCGGGACTACGCATTTTGCACCGTGGAATGTTGACAATAGAAGTGATTATTATGCATATAAATGAATTATTATGCAATAAAGGGACGTCCGAAAAAAATAATAATGCCCGGACAATGAGGAAAGGACGGGATTTTAACAAAATCCGTACCCCATGAATATGCCCTTTCAACGACCGAAAAAGCGGCCCGCACCGGTAAAGAAAATGTTATTAAAATGATGTTGTTCTGATGTTGTGTAAGGGTGTAATGTAACCGCCGGTTAACTTGCTTGTGAATAACCTCGCACTATTTTTGATTAATGTGCGCTATGCCCTTAATGTGTAAGCCATTTAATTTAAAATGAGCGCGACATCGGCTGTTTTATTGCGCCAGTTCTCAAACAGACTGTTAAGAGATTGTTTTTAAAGGTGTAATAATTTAAGGTCCGTAACCGACATATTCACGGCGCTTTATATATTTAAGATAATAAAGGAGTATAGGATGAAAGTTGCAGTTCTCGGTGCTGCTGGCGGTATCGGCCAGGCCCTCGCCCTTCTACTCAAAACCCAGCTTCCTTCAGGTTCTGAACTCTCTCTCTACGACATTGCCCCCGTTACCCCAGGCGTTGCCGTCGACTTAAGCCACATCCCTACCGCAGTTAAAATCAAAGGCTTCAGCGGCGAAGATGCCACTCCAGCTCTGCACGACGCAGACGTGGTGCTGATTTCTGCCGGCGTTGCACGTAAACCTGGTATGGATCGTTCAGATCTGTTCAATGTCAACGCAGGCATCGTGCGTAATCTGATCCAGCAAGTGGCGACAACCTGCCCGAAAGCCTGCATCGGCATTATCACCAACCCGGTAAACACCACCGTGGCAATCGCGGCAGAAGTGCTGAAGAAAGCCGGTGTGTATGACAAAAACAAACTGTTCGGCGTGACCTCGCTGGATATCATCCGTTCCAACACCTTCGTGGCCGAGCTGAAAGGCAAGCAGCCGGAAGAGCTGAACGTGCCGGTTATCGGCGGGCATTCTGGCGTGACCATTCTGCCACTGTTGTCGCAGATCCCGGGCGTGAGCTTTACCGAGCAGGAAGTGGCGGATCTGACCAAGCGTATCCAGAATGCGGGTACTGAAGTGGTTGAAGCCAAAGCCGGCGGCGGGTCCGCAACTCTGTCAATGGGTCAGGCGGCGGCGCGTTTCGGCCTGTCTCTGGTTCGTGCGCTGCAAGGTGAAAAAGGCGTGGTGGAATGTGCTTACGTGGAAGGTGACGGCAAATATGCCCGCTTCTTCGCACAACCGCTGCTGCTGGGTAAAAACGGCGTAGAAGAACGTAAAGACATCGGTACTCTGAGCGCGTTCGAGCAGAAAGCGTTGGAAGAGATGCTGGATGTTCTGCATAAAGATATCGAACTGGGCGAAAAGTTTATCAATAACTGATCAACCCAGAACGCATGAGTATGCATAAGCCGCCGGACATCGTACCGGCGGTTTTTTTATGCCCGAATCATGACCTGATACGGGCTTTTCGATTCAGCAGGTCGTTGGTTTGCGGATCGAAATAGCGGCTTGGCCAGATCTCTGCAGGATGGATATCCAAGGCTTCGGCAATCAGCCACTCTCCTTTTGGCCAGGGCCGAGATAGCGCGTTTGCCAGTGTGGATGAGCTAAGCCCTGCCTGGCGCGATACCGCCGCCAGCGTCGTTCCCTTCTTACGTAAAGCCGCGATGATATCCGCCGGATGCCAGTCCTTGTTCCTGGAATTCATGTTTGCATTCCCTTTTTTGATTAGCGAAAGTTCTGTTAGTGGTATAACTAACAGGTCAAGATTAATCGTTTGAACAACATGAAACGCTTATACGGAAATTAGAATACCACTAAATTTCCATAAAAATACCTCAATAATTTCCAAAAACGTCCTTGCACATTTTTTCCAGAGATTATGGCTATGAAAAAAGAGTGGTTTGCCGCCAAGGAACTAACAGGCATTGCAGGATTACCCGCTTCACCACAGGGAATAAATTTGATGGCGCGTCGCGACGGCTGGATCAGCCGCAGGCGTAAAGGTGTGCAGGGAAAGGCGCTGGAATATCATATTGACAGCTTACCCTCAGGTACGCGCAATTTGCTGATGTTGAAAGAAGATCCGGCAACTTATGACATCGAGCGCAAGGATCCTCTGGCGGTGTGGATTGAATATTACTATCACCTGACGGAAACCGAGCGTGAGAAAGTGTTGGCGTTCCTGATGCGTGAAGGCATCGGCAGCCTGCTGGCGCGTATCTCGGAGGGGAAATGAACAGACCTGCGGCCGCAGGTCTGTAGAAACTGCCAAGGGATTTTTGTTTCTCAAAAATCTCGCTGAACCGCAAGGTGCGCTAATCCTTCCAGCGCGGAGCGATGAGGGGATTCCGGCAGAACCTGCAGCGCGGCAATCGCCTTATCGGCC is a window of Serratia plymuthica DNA encoding:
- a CDS encoding DNA-binding protein; the protein is MKKEWFAAKELTGIAGLPASPQGINLMARRDGWISRRRKGVQGKALEYHIDSLPSGTRNLLMLKEDPATYDIERKDPLAVWIEYYYHLTETEREKVLAFLMREGIGSLLARISEGK
- a CDS encoding helix-turn-helix domain-containing protein; amino-acid sequence: MNSRNKDWHPADIIAALRKKGTTLAAVSRQAGLSSSTLANALSRPWPKGEWLIAEALDIHPAEIWPSRYFDPQTNDLLNRKARIRS
- the argR gene encoding transcriptional regulator ArgR — protein: MRSPAKQEDLIKAFKALLKEEKFSSQGEIVLALQEEGFENINQSKVSRMLTKFGAVRTRNAKMEMVYCLPAELGVPTTTSPLKNLVLDVDFNDAVVVIHTSPGAAQLIARMLDSLGKSRGILGTIAGDDTIFVTPASGFTAHKLHEAILGVFEQEL
- the mdh gene encoding malate dehydrogenase, yielding MKVAVLGAAGGIGQALALLLKTQLPSGSELSLYDIAPVTPGVAVDLSHIPTAVKIKGFSGEDATPALHDADVVLISAGVARKPGMDRSDLFNVNAGIVRNLIQQVATTCPKACIGIITNPVNTTVAIAAEVLKKAGVYDKNKLFGVTSLDIIRSNTFVAELKGKQPEELNVPVIGGHSGVTILPLLSQIPGVSFTEQEVADLTKRIQNAGTEVVEAKAGGGSATLSMGQAAARFGLSLVRALQGEKGVVECAYVEGDGKYARFFAQPLLLGKNGVEERKDIGTLSAFEQKALEEMLDVLHKDIELGEKFINN